The proteins below come from a single Azospirillum thiophilum genomic window:
- the infB gene encoding translation initiation factor IF-2 produces the protein MTDSNDQDQKKVLHLNSGAGKGKLESKKPVETQVRQSFSHGRSKPVTVEVKRKRHVEKGAVPGVADGGAAARQAAQGLPIRGASGQRPRGGSAPAGRQLTREELESRLRALRGAAAFEEQRRVEAEEEAARAEARAVEAAERAASEPPPAEASAPVSADAPATAEPDMPPVILDADTLRQRELDEMRAIQEEERKIAEEAERRRKEEEAKRKEAEEAKRRDAEPAPRRDGARDGAGRDGARPGPAGTRSGTDQRPGGAASARPAAEAAPGRPQPGAGAPPARAVEEEEDNRRKGGRSGAPAKAAPARPAAKAPVGADRRKGSKMTVSQALSDDGSDRTRSLAAVRRARERERLRQMSRQETAKVTRDVVLPEVITVQELANRMAERGADVIKSLMRMGVMATINQTIDADTAELLITEFGHRVRRVSESDVEIGLRATEEEGAVLIARPPVVTIMGHVDHGKTSLLDALRQTDVVSGEAGGITQHIGAYQVQLESGAKITFIDTPGHAAFTEMRARGANVTDVVVLVVAANDGVMPQTIEAIRHAKAAKVPIIVAINKCDLPDAKPERVRQELLQHELVVEEMGGDVLDVEVSAKAKRNLSKLEEAILLQAEILELRANPDRAAEGVVIEAKLERGRGSVATVLVQRGTLKVGDVFVTGSEWGRVRALINDRGQTVNDAAPAVPVEVLGLNGTPMAGDDFTVVESEARAREIAEFRQRKKREAAVAASARGSLQDMFSRIQAGEAKELPVVIKGDVQGSIEAIASSLEKLTAENTEVKVRVLHNSVGAINESDITLANASNAMIIGFNVRANPQARDLAKRDGVEIRYYSIIYNVIDDVKAALTGLLSPTLRERFIGYANIREVFNITKVGKVAGCMVTQGTVKRGAGVRLLRDNVVIHEGTLKTLKRFKDEVKEVREGYECGMAFENYDNIQAGDQIEAFEIEEIAREL, from the coding sequence ATGACCGACAGCAACGACCAGGACCAGAAGAAAGTCTTGCACCTCAACTCCGGCGCCGGCAAAGGAAAGCTGGAGTCGAAGAAGCCGGTCGAGACCCAGGTCCGGCAGAGCTTCTCCCATGGCCGGTCCAAACCGGTGACCGTCGAGGTCAAGCGCAAGCGTCATGTTGAAAAGGGCGCCGTCCCCGGCGTGGCCGATGGCGGCGCTGCCGCCCGTCAGGCCGCCCAGGGGCTGCCCATCCGCGGCGCGTCGGGCCAACGGCCCCGCGGCGGCAGTGCCCCTGCCGGGCGCCAACTGACCCGTGAAGAGCTGGAATCGCGCCTGCGCGCACTTCGTGGCGCCGCTGCGTTCGAAGAACAGCGCCGCGTCGAGGCCGAGGAAGAAGCGGCCCGCGCCGAAGCCCGCGCCGTGGAAGCGGCCGAGCGCGCCGCCAGCGAACCGCCGCCCGCCGAAGCCTCCGCTCCAGTCTCCGCCGACGCTCCTGCGACGGCCGAGCCGGATATGCCGCCCGTCATCCTCGACGCCGATACCTTGCGCCAGCGCGAGCTGGACGAGATGCGCGCCATCCAGGAGGAGGAGCGCAAGATCGCCGAGGAGGCCGAACGCCGCCGCAAGGAGGAAGAGGCCAAGCGCAAGGAAGCCGAGGAGGCCAAGCGTCGCGACGCCGAACCGGCGCCCCGCCGTGACGGCGCCCGTGACGGTGCCGGCCGCGATGGTGCGCGTCCGGGTCCGGCCGGCACCCGTTCGGGGACCGATCAGCGCCCCGGCGGCGCTGCTTCCGCCCGCCCCGCCGCCGAGGCCGCTCCCGGCCGGCCGCAGCCCGGCGCCGGTGCGCCGCCTGCCCGTGCCGTCGAGGAGGAAGAGGACAACCGCCGCAAGGGCGGTCGCAGCGGCGCCCCCGCCAAGGCCGCGCCGGCCCGCCCCGCCGCCAAGGCTCCGGTCGGCGCCGACCGCCGCAAGGGCTCCAAGATGACCGTGTCGCAGGCGCTCAGCGACGACGGCAGCGACCGCACCCGGTCGCTGGCCGCCGTCCGCCGTGCCCGCGAACGCGAGCGTCTGCGCCAGATGAGCCGCCAGGAGACGGCCAAGGTCACCCGCGACGTCGTGCTGCCGGAAGTCATCACCGTCCAGGAACTCGCCAACCGCATGGCCGAGCGCGGCGCCGATGTCATCAAGTCGCTGATGCGCATGGGCGTGATGGCCACCATCAACCAGACCATCGACGCCGACACCGCCGAGCTGCTGATCACCGAGTTCGGCCACCGTGTCCGCCGCGTGTCGGAGTCCGACGTCGAGATCGGCCTGCGTGCAACCGAGGAAGAGGGTGCGGTCCTGATCGCCCGTCCCCCAGTCGTCACGATCATGGGCCACGTCGACCATGGCAAGACCTCGCTGCTCGACGCGCTGCGCCAGACCGACGTGGTGTCGGGCGAGGCCGGCGGCATCACCCAGCACATCGGCGCCTATCAGGTGCAGCTGGAGTCGGGTGCGAAGATCACCTTCATTGACACGCCGGGTCACGCCGCCTTCACCGAGATGCGTGCCCGCGGCGCCAACGTCACCGACGTCGTCGTGCTGGTGGTCGCCGCGAACGACGGCGTCATGCCGCAGACGATCGAGGCCATCCGCCACGCCAAGGCGGCCAAGGTTCCGATCATCGTCGCCATCAACAAGTGCGACCTGCCGGATGCCAAGCCGGAGCGCGTCCGCCAGGAACTGCTCCAGCACGAGCTGGTGGTCGAGGAGATGGGCGGCGACGTGCTCGACGTCGAGGTGTCGGCGAAGGCCAAGCGCAACCTGAGCAAGCTGGAGGAGGCCATCCTCCTGCAGGCCGAAATCCTGGAACTGCGCGCCAACCCCGACCGTGCCGCCGAAGGCGTCGTCATCGAGGCGAAGCTGGAGCGTGGCCGCGGTTCGGTCGCCACCGTGCTGGTCCAGCGCGGCACGCTGAAGGTCGGCGACGTGTTCGTCACCGGGTCCGAATGGGGCCGTGTCCGCGCCCTGATCAACGACCGCGGCCAAACCGTCAACGATGCGGCCCCGGCCGTCCCGGTCGAGGTCCTGGGCCTGAACGGCACGCCGATGGCCGGCGACGACTTCACCGTCGTCGAGTCCGAGGCCCGTGCCCGCGAGATCGCCGAGTTCCGCCAGCGCAAGAAGCGCGAAGCGGCGGTGGCGGCCTCGGCCCGCGGTTCGCTGCAGGACATGTTCAGCCGCATCCAGGCCGGCGAGGCCAAGGAACTGCCGGTCGTCATCAAGGGCGACGTGCAGGGCTCGATCGAAGCCATCGCCAGTTCGCTGGAGAAGCTCACGGCCGAGAACACCGAGGTCAAGGTCCGCGTCCTGCACAACTCGGTCGGTGCGATCAACGAGTCCGACATCACGCTGGCGAATGCCTCCAACGCGATGATCATCGGCTTCAACGTCCGTGCCAACCCGCAGGCCCGCGACCTCGCCAAGCGCGACGGCGTGGAGATCCGCTACTACTCGATCATCTACAACGTGATCGATGACGTAAAGGCGGCGCTGACCGGTCTGTTGTCTCCGACGCTGCGGGAACGCTTCATCGGCTACGCGAACATCCGCGAGGTGTTCAACATCACCAAGGTCGGCAAGGTCGCCGGCTGTATGGTCACGCAGGGCACCGTCAAGCGTGGCGCCGGCGTCCGCCTGCTGCGCGACAATGTCGTCATCCACGAGGGCACGCTCAAGACGCTCAAGCGCTTCAAGGACGAAGTCAAAGAAGTGCGCGAGGGTTACGAGTGCGGTATGGCCTTCGAGAATTACGACAACATCCAGGCCGGCGACCAGATCGAAGCCTTCGAGATCGAAGAAATCGCTCGCGAGCTGTAA
- a CDS encoding RNA-binding protein produces the protein MTERNDERTPTAAADAVPDEELAQDESPGMDHLPADDEKGPLRRCIASGTVGPKEGMIRFVIGPDGEVVPDLEERLPGRGLWVTADRDALAKAMGKSVFAKAARRAVKVPPDLAERLERLLERRCLHGLGLARRAGHVLAGYEKVREALKANQVGRAGPPPALLVEAADGSLDQRGKVTALAPSLPVIDLFVSSALAAALGRDHAVHAVVARGRLAVGLARDAARLRGLKGPQGQQDFDKGLGVGDSAGRPAM, from the coding sequence ATGACCGAACGGAACGACGAACGGACACCGACCGCCGCCGCGGATGCGGTGCCGGATGAGGAATTGGCACAGGACGAAAGTCCCGGGATGGACCATCTGCCGGCCGACGACGAGAAGGGGCCTTTGCGCCGCTGCATCGCGTCAGGCACGGTCGGGCCGAAGGAAGGCATGATCCGCTTCGTGATCGGCCCCGACGGCGAGGTGGTTCCCGACCTGGAGGAACGTCTGCCAGGCCGCGGCCTTTGGGTCACGGCCGACCGGGATGCCCTGGCGAAGGCCATGGGCAAGTCCGTTTTCGCCAAGGCGGCACGACGGGCGGTCAAAGTACCGCCCGATCTCGCCGAAAGGCTGGAACGGCTGTTGGAACGGCGCTGTCTGCACGGATTGGGCCTTGCCCGCCGTGCCGGCCACGTCTTGGCTGGGTACGAGAAGGTGCGCGAGGCGTTGAAGGCCAACCAGGTCGGCCGTGCGGGTCCCCCGCCGGCCCTGCTGGTCGAGGCCGCCGACGGCTCGCTGGACCAGCGTGGCAAGGTGACGGCGCTTGCGCCGTCGCTGCCGGTGATTGATCTGTTCGTGTCCTCGGCCTTGGCCGCGGCGCTCGGACGCGATCATGCGGTGCATGCAGTGGTGGCGCGGGGCAGGCTGGCCGTTGGGCTGGCCCGCGATGCGGCACGCCTGAGGGGGCTGAAGGGTCCCCAAGGGCAACAGGATTTTGATAAGGGCTTGGGAGTCGGCGATTCGGCCGGCCGGCCTGCGATGTAA
- the nusA gene encoding transcription termination factor NusA — MELLQVADAVAREKNIDRDEVLEAMEQAIQKAGRSKYGHEHDIRARIDRKTGDIHLTRHLEVVEAVENEATQVTLPYALRRKPGAKLGDFLVDPLPPIDFGRIAAQTAKQVIVQKVRDAERKRQFNEYKDRNGEIVNGLVKRVEYGNVTVDLGRAEAILRRDELLPREHFKNGDRVRAYIYDVREEPRGPQIFLSRTHPMFMAKLFAQEVPEIYDGIIEIRAVARDPGSRAKIAVHSNDSSIDPVGACVGMRGSRVQAVVGELQGEKIDIIPWSGEAATFVVNALAPAEVAKVVLDDDNHRIEVVVPDDQLSLAIGRRGQNVRLASMLTGWDIDILTEQEESERRSEEIHNRSGLFMKALDVDDVIAHLLVAEGFTSVEEIAFVETEELAEIEGFDESVADELKQRALAFLEVQDEQANERRLELGVEDIVAELTGFSAMQLVKLGENGVKTLDDLADLAGDELVEILGKDGAKDAPSEEEANAIIMAARAHWFEGEEQGGDAAAAAPAVDGKGDGHGAQA, encoded by the coding sequence ATGGAACTGCTGCAAGTCGCTGACGCGGTCGCCCGCGAAAAGAACATCGACCGGGACGAAGTCCTGGAGGCGATGGAACAGGCGATCCAGAAGGCCGGCCGCTCCAAGTACGGCCATGAGCACGACATCCGCGCCCGCATCGATCGCAAGACCGGCGACATCCATCTGACCCGCCACCTGGAGGTGGTCGAGGCGGTGGAGAACGAGGCGACGCAGGTCACCCTGCCCTACGCCCTGCGCCGCAAGCCAGGTGCCAAGCTCGGCGATTTCCTGGTCGACCCGCTGCCGCCGATCGATTTCGGCCGCATCGCCGCCCAGACCGCCAAGCAGGTGATCGTGCAGAAGGTGCGCGACGCCGAGCGCAAGCGCCAGTTCAACGAGTACAAGGACCGCAACGGCGAGATCGTCAACGGTCTGGTCAAACGCGTCGAATACGGCAACGTCACCGTCGACCTGGGCCGCGCCGAAGCGATCCTGCGCCGCGACGAGCTGCTGCCGCGCGAGCATTTCAAGAACGGCGACCGCGTCCGTGCCTACATCTACGACGTCCGCGAGGAGCCGCGCGGTCCGCAGATCTTCCTGTCGCGCACGCATCCCATGTTCATGGCGAAGCTGTTCGCCCAGGAAGTGCCGGAGATCTACGACGGCATCATCGAGATCAGGGCGGTCGCCCGCGATCCCGGCTCGCGCGCCAAGATCGCCGTGCACAGCAACGACAGCTCGATCGATCCGGTCGGCGCCTGCGTCGGCATGCGCGGCAGCCGCGTCCAGGCGGTCGTCGGCGAGCTGCAGGGCGAGAAGATCGACATCATCCCGTGGTCGGGCGAGGCGGCGACCTTCGTCGTCAACGCGCTCGCCCCGGCCGAGGTCGCCAAGGTCGTGCTCGACGACGACAACCACCGCATCGAGGTGGTGGTGCCCGACGACCAGCTGTCGCTGGCCATCGGCCGCCGCGGCCAGAATGTGCGCCTCGCCTCGATGCTGACCGGCTGGGACATCGACATCCTCACCGAACAGGAGGAGTCGGAGCGCCGTTCGGAGGAGATCCACAACCGGTCCGGCCTGTTCATGAAGGCGCTGGACGTGGACGACGTGATCGCCCACCTGCTGGTCGCCGAAGGCTTCACCTCAGTCGAGGAGATCGCCTTCGTCGAGACCGAGGAACTGGCGGAGATCGAAGGCTTCGACGAATCGGTAGCCGACGAGCTGAAGCAGCGCGCCCTCGCCTTCCTGGAAGTGCAGGACGAGCAGGCGAACGAGCGCCGGCTGGAGCTGGGCGTCGAGGACATCGTTGCCGAGCTGACCGGCTTCTCCGCCATGCAGCTGGTGAAGCTGGGCGAGAACGGCGTCAAGACGCTGGACGATCTGGCCGATCTGGCCGGCGACGAGCTGGTCGAGATCCTTGGCAAGGACGGGGCCAAAGATGCTCCTTCGGAAGAGGAGGCGAACGCGATCATCATGGCCGCACGCGCCCACTGGTTCGAGGGTGAGGAACAGGGCGGTGACGCCGCCGCCGCGGCTCCGGCCGTCGACGGCAAGGGTGACGGGCACGGCGCGCAGGCCTGA
- the rimP gene encoding ribosome maturation factor RimP produces MDATGRIEQIITPSVEAMGYEVVRVQISGGQRSVLQIMAERADGAPMTVEDCADISRTVSALLDVEDPIREAYTLEVSSPGIDRPLTRLKDFERFAGFEARLETRQAADGRKRFKGMLKGVDDGLVCIDTEQGAARLEFDNILRAKLVLTDELIRASQEQQEGPQN; encoded by the coding sequence ATGGACGCTACAGGTCGCATCGAACAGATCATCACGCCGTCAGTCGAAGCCATGGGCTATGAGGTCGTGCGCGTACAGATCTCCGGCGGCCAGCGGTCGGTTCTCCAGATCATGGCGGAGCGCGCCGACGGCGCGCCCATGACTGTCGAGGATTGTGCCGACATCAGCCGCACCGTTTCCGCCCTGCTGGATGTGGAAGACCCGATCCGCGAGGCCTACACCCTGGAGGTCAGCTCGCCCGGCATCGACCGGCCGCTGACCCGTCTGAAGGATTTCGAGCGTTTCGCCGGTTTCGAAGCCCGGCTGGAGACCCGACAGGCCGCCGATGGCCGCAAACGTTTCAAGGGCATGCTGAAGGGCGTCGACGACGGCCTCGTGTGCATCGACACCGAACAGGGAGCCGCCCGGCTGGAGTTCGACAACATCCTGCGCGCCAAGCTGGTTCTGACGGACGAACTGATCCGCGCCAGCCAGGAGCAGCAGGAGGGTCCGCAGAACTGA
- a CDS encoding antibiotic biosynthesis monooxygenase family protein — MILEAAILSVRPGEQGAFEQAMAEARPLIAASPGFRGMEVRSCLEDGRRYLLLVWWERLEDHTQGFRGSDRYAEWKKRLHHFYDPFPVVEHFAAPLVVQPDPMRPVTPG; from the coding sequence ATGATCCTGGAAGCGGCGATTCTAAGCGTCCGGCCGGGCGAACAGGGGGCCTTCGAGCAGGCGATGGCCGAAGCCCGCCCGCTGATAGCGGCCTCGCCCGGCTTCCGGGGCATGGAAGTCCGGTCCTGCCTGGAGGATGGCCGTCGTTACCTGCTGCTGGTCTGGTGGGAGCGTCTGGAGGACCATACCCAGGGTTTCCGTGGCTCCGACCGCTATGCGGAGTGGAAGAAGCGTCTGCATCACTTCTACGACCCGTTCCCGGTGGTGGAGCATTTCGCTGCTCCGCTCGTCGTGCAGCCGGATCCGATGCGGCCGGTCACGCCCGGTTGA
- the trmB gene encoding tRNA (guanine(46)-N(7))-methyltransferase TrmB codes for MTDSKTDRPNDESPQTDTGNRLFGRRKGRPLRKRRTSLIEDLLPRLEIPVPKPGDHLDPAGLFDGPKREVWLEIGFGMGHHLAWQAGHHPNVGIVGAEPFLNGIAGLLGMVEDGDLRNVRVLPDDARPLLDALPDASIGRAFVLFADPWPKKRHADRRFIGPENLPRLARVLKDGAELRLASDDMGLVRWMLEHTVKHPDFEWTARRPSDWRIRPDDWPATRYEEKAIAAGRKPVFMRFVRRPR; via the coding sequence ATGACCGACAGCAAAACCGACCGACCGAACGACGAATCCCCGCAGACCGACACCGGAAACCGCCTGTTCGGCCGGCGCAAAGGCCGCCCCCTGCGCAAGCGCCGGACGAGCCTGATCGAGGATCTGCTGCCCCGGCTGGAAATTCCGGTCCCGAAGCCGGGCGACCACCTGGACCCCGCCGGTCTGTTCGACGGCCCGAAACGGGAGGTCTGGCTGGAGATCGGCTTCGGCATGGGCCATCACCTCGCCTGGCAGGCCGGACACCATCCGAATGTCGGCATCGTCGGCGCCGAACCCTTCCTCAACGGCATCGCCGGCCTGCTGGGCATGGTCGAGGACGGGGACCTGCGCAATGTGCGCGTCCTGCCCGACGACGCCCGGCCGCTGCTGGACGCCCTGCCCGACGCCTCCATCGGCCGCGCCTTCGTGCTGTTCGCCGACCCCTGGCCGAAGAAGCGCCACGCCGACCGCCGCTTCATCGGGCCGGAAAACCTGCCGCGGCTGGCCCGCGTGCTGAAGGACGGCGCGGAGCTGCGTCTGGCCAGCGACGACATGGGTCTGGTGCGCTGGATGCTCGAACACACCGTCAAGCACCCCGATTTTGAATGGACGGCACGCCGCCCGTCCGACTGGCGCATCCGCCCCGACGACTGGCCGGCAACCCGCTACGAGGAAAAGGCCATCGCCGCCGGCCGCAAGCCGGTCTTCATGCGCTTCGTCCGCCGCCCTCGGTGA
- the metK gene encoding methionine adenosyltransferase — MPRFPVAKLNYVFTSESVSEGHPDKVCDRISDAIVDLYLSHDPHARVAVETLATTNQVVLAGEVRGPDSIKADQLVEVARAAVKDIGYEQDGFHWEKMDVKCFVHSQSADIAVGVDAAGNKDEGAGDQGIMFGYACRETPALMPAPIYYSHAILKSLAEARHSGAAPQLGPDAKSQVTLQYVDGRPTRATAIVLSTQHAEGLEQDAVREIVLPHIVNCLPEGWMCDAPNLYVNPTGRFVIGGPDGDAGLTGRKIIVDTYGGAAPHGGGAFSGKDPTKVDRSAAYAARYLAKNVVAAELAEKCTIQVSYAIGVSKPLSVYVDTHGTGQVDEDRLSDVLQQLVDLSPRGIRTHLGLNKPIYARTAAYGHFGREPEADGGFSWERTDLVEALRGAF, encoded by the coding sequence ATGCCGAGGTTTCCCGTGGCAAAGCTGAACTACGTCTTCACCAGCGAATCCGTGTCGGAGGGCCATCCCGACAAGGTGTGCGACCGCATTTCGGACGCCATCGTCGATCTGTATCTCTCGCACGACCCGCATGCCCGCGTGGCCGTCGAAACGCTCGCGACCACCAACCAGGTCGTCCTGGCCGGTGAAGTCCGCGGGCCCGACAGCATCAAGGCCGATCAACTGGTCGAGGTCGCCCGCGCCGCGGTGAAGGACATCGGCTACGAGCAGGACGGCTTCCATTGGGAGAAGATGGACGTCAAGTGCTTCGTCCATTCCCAGTCCGCCGACATCGCCGTCGGCGTCGACGCCGCCGGCAACAAGGATGAGGGTGCCGGCGACCAGGGCATCATGTTCGGCTATGCCTGCCGCGAGACCCCGGCGCTGATGCCCGCCCCGATCTACTACTCGCACGCGATCCTGAAGTCGCTGGCCGAAGCGCGCCATTCCGGTGCCGCTCCCCAGCTGGGCCCGGACGCCAAGAGCCAGGTCACCCTGCAGTATGTCGACGGCCGGCCGACCCGCGCCACCGCCATCGTGCTGTCGACCCAGCACGCCGAGGGGCTGGAGCAGGACGCGGTGCGTGAGATCGTGCTGCCGCACATCGTCAACTGCCTGCCGGAAGGCTGGATGTGCGATGCGCCGAACCTCTACGTCAACCCGACCGGCCGTTTCGTCATCGGCGGCCCGGACGGCGACGCCGGCCTGACCGGCCGCAAGATCATCGTCGACACCTACGGCGGCGCGGCCCCGCATGGCGGCGGCGCGTTCTCCGGCAAGGATCCGACGAAGGTCGACCGCTCGGCCGCCTACGCCGCCCGCTACCTCGCCAAGAACGTCGTAGCGGCGGAACTGGCGGAGAAGTGCACGATCCAGGTTTCCTACGCCATCGGTGTGTCGAAGCCGCTGTCGGTCTATGTCGATACCCACGGCACCGGCCAGGTCGACGAGGACCGTCTGTCCGACGTGCTGCAGCAGCTGGTCGATCTGTCCCCGCGCGGCATCCGCACGCATCTGGGACTGAACAAGCCGATCTATGCCCGCACCGCCGCCTACGGCCATTTCGGCCGCGAGCCGGAGGCCGACGGCGGCTTCTCGTGGGAGAGGACCGATCTGGTCGAGGCCCTGCGCGGCGCCTTCTGA
- a CDS encoding helix-turn-helix domain-containing protein translates to MQTETGAPRGRRAGAGRPKTGKPNPIDVHVGSRVRLRRTLLGMSQEKLGEAIGLTFQQVQKYERGANRIGASRLFDLSRVLDVPVSFFFDDMPVEAASARVDDEDESGATEERSAGAYEPDPMAKRETLELVRAYYKISDPSVRKRLFELTKAVASAAVAEAAE, encoded by the coding sequence ATGCAGACTGAAACTGGAGCGCCGCGCGGGCGCCGTGCGGGCGCCGGCCGTCCGAAGACCGGAAAGCCGAATCCCATCGACGTGCATGTCGGATCCCGCGTCCGTCTTCGCCGCACGCTGCTCGGCATGAGCCAGGAGAAGCTGGGCGAGGCCATCGGCCTGACCTTCCAGCAGGTGCAGAAGTACGAGCGCGGCGCCAACCGCATCGGCGCATCGCGCCTGTTCGACCTGAGCCGCGTCCTGGACGTGCCGGTCTCCTTCTTCTTCGACGACATGCCGGTCGAGGCGGCATCCGCCCGCGTCGACGACGAGGATGAGTCGGGTGCGACCGAAGAGCGCTCCGCCGGCGCCTACGAGCCGGATCCGATGGCCAAGCGCGAGACGCTGGAACTGGTCCGCGCCTATTACAAGATCAGCGATCCGTCGGTGCGCAAGCGCCTGTTCGAACTGACCAAGGCCGTCGCCAGCGCTGCCGTCGCGGAAGCCGCCGAGTAA
- the lnt gene encoding apolipoprotein N-acyltransferase, whose translation MTVTETLPVPARLGRVSARLAALTGWRRLAAAAALGGLATFALPPADALPLLLIAFPGLIWLLDGIETGKGAFAVGWFFGFGHHLLGLYWISAALFTDIGRFWWALPLSAVGLPILLAMFTGGATLTFHLIRRRGFGGGLARPILFAACWCLWEWLRGHVFTGFPWNLIGYGWVGVLPVLQTASLVGIYGLTLVTVLVAALPAALPDPGTTPRRAWAGIAAGMALLAVLGGWGTWRLAGAVDEPVPGLRLRLVQAAIDQRLKWAPNERVQNFQSHLALSAAPPADPSALPPNLVIWPETAVPFFVEDDARVRQAMASVTPPGGLLITGAPRTTVGADGERRYYNGMVAVDGSGAVVADYDKFHLVPFGEYMPLRRWLPVGAIAGNGAEFSAGPGPRTLHLAGLPPVSPLICYESIFPGAVVDGTDRPKWLLNLTNDAWYGRTAGPHQHFAINQVRAVEEGLPLVRVANTGISGLVDAYGRVQQLLGLGERGFIDTTLPKAPDGATAYARMGDWIFGIVLLGCFLMALASRYHR comes from the coding sequence TTGACCGTCACCGAAACGCTGCCCGTCCCGGCCCGGCTGGGCCGCGTCTCCGCGCGTCTGGCTGCGCTGACCGGCTGGCGCCGGCTGGCCGCCGCCGCCGCGCTGGGCGGGCTTGCGACCTTCGCACTGCCGCCGGCCGATGCCCTGCCGCTGCTGCTGATCGCCTTTCCGGGGCTGATCTGGCTGCTGGACGGCATCGAGACGGGGAAAGGCGCCTTCGCGGTCGGCTGGTTCTTCGGCTTCGGCCATCACCTGCTGGGACTCTATTGGATCAGCGCCGCCCTGTTCACCGACATCGGGCGCTTCTGGTGGGCGTTGCCGCTGTCGGCCGTCGGGCTGCCGATCCTGCTGGCGATGTTCACCGGCGGCGCCACTCTGACCTTCCACCTGATACGCAGGCGCGGCTTCGGCGGCGGGCTGGCGCGGCCGATCCTGTTCGCCGCCTGCTGGTGCCTATGGGAATGGCTGCGCGGCCACGTCTTCACCGGCTTTCCATGGAACCTGATCGGCTATGGCTGGGTCGGAGTGCTGCCGGTGCTGCAGACCGCATCGCTGGTCGGCATCTACGGGCTGACGCTGGTGACCGTGCTGGTCGCCGCCCTGCCGGCCGCCCTGCCCGACCCCGGCACGACACCGCGCCGCGCCTGGGCCGGCATCGCCGCCGGGATGGCGCTGCTGGCGGTATTGGGCGGCTGGGGAACCTGGAGGCTGGCCGGCGCGGTCGACGAGCCGGTACCGGGCCTGCGGCTGCGGCTCGTCCAGGCTGCCATCGACCAGCGGCTGAAATGGGCACCGAACGAGCGGGTCCAGAACTTCCAGAGCCACCTTGCCCTGTCCGCCGCTCCGCCGGCAGACCCCTCGGCCCTGCCGCCGAACCTCGTCATCTGGCCGGAGACCGCCGTTCCCTTCTTCGTCGAGGACGATGCGCGGGTGCGGCAGGCGATGGCCTCCGTCACGCCGCCGGGCGGGTTGCTGATCACCGGGGCCCCGCGCACCACTGTCGGCGCCGACGGCGAGCGGCGCTACTACAACGGCATGGTGGCGGTGGACGGCAGCGGTGCGGTGGTTGCCGATTACGACAAGTTCCATCTGGTTCCCTTCGGCGAGTACATGCCATTGCGCCGATGGCTGCCGGTAGGGGCCATTGCCGGCAACGGGGCGGAGTTCTCGGCCGGTCCCGGTCCGCGCACGCTCCATCTGGCCGGCCTGCCTCCGGTCAGCCCGCTGATCTGCTATGAGAGCATCTTTCCAGGCGCGGTGGTGGACGGCACCGACCGGCCGAAATGGTTGCTGAACCTGACCAACGACGCCTGGTACGGCCGCACCGCCGGCCCGCACCAGCATTTCGCCATCAATCAGGTCCGTGCGGTCGAGGAAGGGCTGCCGCTGGTGCGGGTGGCCAATACGGGTATTTCCGGTCTGGTCGACGCGTACGGGCGTGTGCAACAATTGCTCGGTCTGGGTGAGAGAGGTTTCATCGATACCACGTTGCCGAAAGCTCCTGATGGAGCCACAGCCTATGCCCGCATGGGAGACTGGATTTTCGGCATAGTGCTTCTTGGCTGTTTTTTGATGGCCTTGGCCTCGCGATATCACCGTTGA